The following proteins come from a genomic window of Methanocella conradii HZ254:
- the mcrA gene encoding coenzyme-B sulfoethylthiotransferase subunit alpha, translated as MSVKETQKRFIKAMKKKFAEEPTSQTTVYKYEGYTQSKRKVEFKKAGDAIAKKRGISAYNPMVHMGGIPLGQRQLMPYVVSGTDVVCEGDDLHFVNNAAMQQFWDEIRRTVIVGLDTAHATLEKRLGKTVTPETISNYLAVLNHAMPGAAVVQEHMVETHPGLTDDCYVKVFTGDDELADSIDKQYVIDINKAFPKDRAAQLKKAIGKSLWQAVHIPTIVVRTCDGGTTSRWSAMQIGMSFIDAYKMCAGEAAVADLAFAAKHASLVEMADILPARRARGPNEPGGLSFGFLADIVQTDRKYPDDPVKSSLEVVAAGCMLYDQIWLGSYMSGGVGFTQYATAAYTDDILDDFTYYGYDYAKGKYKMPTKPTMDIVNDLGTEVTLYGIEQYEKYPTTLEDHFGGSQRATVLAAASGVTTALATGSSNAGLSAWYLSMYLHKEAWGRLGFFGYDLQDQCGATNVFSCRSDEGAMCELRGPNYPNYAMNVGHQGGYAGIAGAAHFGRGDAWTASPLIKVCFADKNLAFDFTEPRKEFARGAIREFMPAGERTLVIPAK; from the coding sequence ATGTCAGTTAAGGAAACCCAGAAGAGATTCATAAAGGCGATGAAGAAGAAGTTCGCCGAAGAGCCAACCTCCCAGACGACGGTCTACAAGTACGAGGGCTACACGCAGTCCAAGAGGAAAGTAGAGTTCAAGAAGGCCGGAGACGCAATCGCGAAGAAGAGGGGCATCTCAGCTTACAACCCGATGGTTCACATGGGCGGCATCCCCCTGGGCCAGAGGCAGCTAATGCCCTACGTCGTGTCCGGCACTGACGTGGTGTGCGAGGGTGATGACCTCCACTTCGTCAACAACGCTGCCATGCAGCAGTTCTGGGATGAGATAAGGAGGACCGTCATAGTCGGCCTCGACACCGCCCACGCAACGCTGGAGAAGCGCCTGGGCAAGACGGTCACCCCTGAGACCATTAGCAACTACCTGGCCGTGCTGAACCACGCCATGCCAGGCGCTGCGGTCGTCCAGGAGCACATGGTCGAGACCCACCCGGGCCTGACCGATGACTGCTACGTGAAGGTCTTTACTGGAGATGATGAGCTTGCCGACTCGATCGACAAGCAGTACGTCATCGACATCAACAAGGCCTTCCCGAAGGACCGCGCGGCCCAGCTAAAGAAGGCCATAGGCAAGTCCCTGTGGCAGGCAGTCCACATCCCGACCATCGTGGTCAGGACCTGCGATGGAGGCACGACCTCCAGGTGGTCTGCCATGCAGATCGGCATGTCGTTCATCGACGCATACAAGATGTGCGCCGGTGAGGCAGCAGTCGCCGACCTGGCATTCGCCGCCAAGCACGCATCCCTGGTAGAGATGGCGGACATCCTGCCCGCAAGGCGTGCAAGGGGCCCGAACGAGCCCGGCGGATTAAGCTTTGGCTTCCTGGCGGACATCGTGCAGACCGACCGCAAGTACCCGGACGACCCGGTCAAGTCCTCGCTCGAGGTAGTCGCAGCCGGCTGCATGCTGTACGACCAGATCTGGCTCGGCTCCTACATGTCCGGTGGTGTGGGCTTCACGCAGTACGCGACCGCCGCATACACCGATGACATCCTGGATGACTTCACCTACTACGGCTATGACTATGCCAAGGGCAAGTACAAGATGCCGACCAAGCCCACTATGGACATAGTCAACGACCTGGGCACTGAGGTCACCCTGTACGGCATCGAGCAGTACGAGAAGTACCCGACCACCCTCGAGGACCACTTCGGCGGCTCTCAGAGGGCTACCGTCCTGGCAGCAGCGTCGGGCGTCACTACTGCGCTGGCCACGGGCAGCTCGAACGCTGGCCTGTCGGCCTGGTACCTGTCCATGTACCTGCACAAGGAGGCATGGGGCAGGCTGGGCTTCTTCGGCTATGACCTGCAGGACCAGTGCGGTGCCACCAACGTGTTCTCCTGCCGCTCCGACGAGGGCGCGATGTGCGAGTTGAGGGGCCCGAACTACCCGAACTACGCGATGAACGTCGGCCACCAGGGCGGCTATGCCGGCATCGCCGGTGCAGCGCACTTCGGCCGCGGCGACGCGTGGACCGCCAGCCCGCTCATCAAGGTGTGCTTCGCGGACAAGAACCTGGCCTTCGACTTCACGGAGCCGAGGAAGGAGTTCGCCCGCGGCGCCATCCGCGAGTTCATGCCGGCCGGCGAGAGGACACTCGTCATCCCCGCCAAGTAA
- a CDS encoding DUF134 domain-containing protein produces the protein MVNKVKRRVSCLPKATYYKPREIPLCELEIIRLSIEELEAIRLCDLLHAEQDEAADMMGVSRKTFWNDLQRARQKVADALVNGKAIEISGGEYVNSGECEVEFFCRDCGNAWVSPCNAGRPGACPSCSSKNIYRKGGDGRGKRLTDEGYRCPKFKEGPKNEIE, from the coding sequence ATGGTCAACAAAGTGAAGAGGCGGGTATCGTGCCTGCCAAAGGCCACCTATTATAAGCCGAGGGAAATCCCCCTGTGCGAACTCGAGATCATAAGATTATCAATAGAAGAACTTGAGGCAATACGCCTATGCGACCTCCTCCATGCCGAACAGGATGAAGCCGCTGACATGATGGGCGTCTCGCGAAAGACCTTCTGGAACGACCTACAGAGGGCCAGGCAAAAGGTCGCGGACGCCCTCGTCAACGGCAAGGCCATCGAGATATCGGGCGGGGAATACGTAAACAGCGGCGAATGCGAGGTCGAGTTCTTCTGCAGGGACTGCGGTAACGCGTGGGTGTCTCCATGCAATGCGGGTCGCCCTGGAGCATGCCCATCGTGCTCATCTAAGAACATATACAGGAAAGGCGGCGACGGCAGAGGGAAAAGGCTAACCGATGAAGGGTATCGCTGCCCAAAATTCAAGGAAGGACCTAAAAATGAAATCGAATAA
- a CDS encoding NifB/NifX family molybdenum-iron cluster-binding protein has translation MKSNNTTRIAIPSMTDEGIGADVCAHFGSCEYFTIAEVSNGEIRNVSVLSNVSPDGEHSCAAPAELLEKSGVNVVLVSGIGGRPLLSIVGKGIRVFGGAFGRVSDALEDYLAGALEELSDRGTCDCSHH, from the coding sequence ATGAAATCGAATAACACTACGAGGATTGCAATACCATCGATGACCGATGAAGGCATTGGAGCGGACGTTTGCGCGCACTTCGGATCGTGTGAATATTTTACGATTGCGGAGGTCTCGAATGGCGAAATAAGAAATGTCAGCGTATTAAGCAATGTCTCGCCCGATGGCGAGCACAGTTGTGCCGCCCCCGCTGAACTGCTCGAAAAAAGCGGAGTGAACGTGGTACTGGTCTCGGGCATCGGGGGCAGGCCGCTGCTTTCCATCGTCGGAAAGGGCATACGTGTATTCGGAGGGGCGTTTGGCCGCGTATCGGACGCACTCGAGGACTACTTGGCCGGGGCACTTGAGGAGCTATCCGACCGGGGCACATGTGATTGCTCTCATCATTAG
- a CDS encoding Mrp/NBP35 family ATP-binding protein: MSSATKSSACESCANRTDACKPETCGHAEKNEQEMRIKANMGRIKNRIAIVSGKGGVGKSTVTAGIAIELARNGFKVGVLDADVSGPNMPHLLGVENKRMEADENSFLPVEAAHGIKVVSVEFLISSSDSLVIWRGPLRSSLINQFLADVAWGDLDFLLVDLPPGTGDEPLSIMQTLPLTGLIVVSTPSNLSILDVSKIVNMAKMLNTRIIGVVENMAYYECPTCGEKVYPFGEDTVKRLCERYGLTLLGSIPIDPANRGTDIMVSSEGSLSKGTGDIAHKLICMLG, from the coding sequence ATGAGCAGCGCTACAAAAAGCTCGGCGTGCGAAAGCTGCGCCAATAGGACGGACGCGTGTAAGCCCGAGACGTGTGGCCACGCGGAGAAGAACGAGCAGGAAATGCGTATTAAGGCTAACATGGGGAGGATTAAGAATCGAATAGCCATAGTGAGCGGCAAGGGCGGGGTCGGCAAGAGCACGGTGACTGCGGGCATCGCCATTGAGCTTGCCAGGAATGGCTTTAAGGTTGGGGTATTGGACGCCGACGTGAGCGGCCCCAACATGCCACACCTGCTCGGCGTTGAGAATAAGAGGATGGAGGCAGACGAGAACAGCTTCCTGCCGGTAGAGGCGGCCCATGGCATCAAGGTCGTCTCCGTTGAGTTCCTCATATCGTCAAGCGACTCGCTGGTCATCTGGAGAGGCCCGCTGCGCAGTTCCCTGATTAATCAGTTTTTGGCCGATGTGGCGTGGGGCGACCTGGACTTTCTGCTGGTGGACTTGCCGCCTGGCACGGGAGACGAGCCGCTCAGCATAATGCAGACCTTACCGCTCACCGGGCTGATAGTCGTGAGCACCCCGTCGAACCTCTCCATACTCGACGTGAGCAAGATAGTCAACATGGCGAAGATGCTGAACACGAGGATCATTGGAGTCGTTGAGAACATGGCCTACTATGAGTGCCCAACGTGTGGAGAAAAGGTGTACCCGTTCGGCGAGGACACGGTTAAGCGCCTGTGCGAGAGGTATGGGCTTACCCTGCTTGGCAGCATACCCATCGACCCGGCCAACAGGGGCACCGATATAATGGTCAGCAGCGAGGGCTCTCTGAGCAAAGGCACGGGCGATATCGCCCATAAGCTCATATGTATGCTGGGGTGA
- the atwA gene encoding methyl coenzyme M reductase system, component A2, producing the protein MAVLVEVKDLSVTYDGEKVLDNVSLNVEEGETIGIIGRSGSGKTVLLNVLRGLDDDIPASGQVIYHVAMCERCGRIEPPGKAGGTCPRCGGRTSLFSHDILNGADPDVKRSISRRVAIMLQRTFGIYGDDSVIENVLKALGDAGYDGDRINRAADLLDQVKLSHRMMHIARDLSGGEKQRVVLARQLAREPMLLLADEPTGTLDPKTAGVVHQNIKKLSKDLGITVLITSHFPEVIEEMATRALLLENGRIKMLGAPGDVIRAFTGGVEAVERREAPVGESIIKVDSLFMKYFSVDRGVINAVNGVSFEVKEGEIFGIIGRSGAGKTSLTNILTGNLEPTGGVVEVRIGEDWINMCEPGYYARGRAKPYIGLLHQEYDLYPHRTVIENMTESIGLEFPAELAEKKAILSLQVAGFDEKRSKDIMDKYPGELSEGERHRVALAQVLIKEPHVIVLDEPTGTMDPITKRYVVNSILSAREDIGETFIIVSHDMDFVRMVCDRVAYMKGGKIISIGKPEEVLPLITEAMI; encoded by the coding sequence ATGGCCGTTTTGGTGGAGGTCAAGGATTTATCCGTAACCTATGATGGGGAGAAGGTGCTCGATAACGTCAGCCTGAACGTTGAAGAGGGCGAGACGATAGGCATAATCGGGAGAAGCGGCTCCGGGAAGACGGTGCTCCTGAACGTGCTGAGGGGCCTGGACGATGACATACCGGCCAGCGGCCAGGTCATCTACCATGTGGCCATGTGCGAGAGGTGCGGCAGGATAGAGCCGCCAGGAAAGGCGGGCGGCACCTGCCCCAGGTGTGGCGGCCGCACGTCACTCTTCTCGCATGATATCCTGAACGGCGCAGACCCTGACGTAAAAAGGAGCATCTCTCGCAGGGTCGCCATCATGCTTCAGCGGACCTTCGGCATCTACGGCGACGATAGCGTCATCGAGAACGTGCTCAAGGCCCTCGGCGACGCCGGATACGATGGAGACCGCATTAATCGTGCCGCAGACCTGCTCGACCAGGTCAAGCTCTCGCATCGCATGATGCACATCGCGAGGGACCTGTCCGGCGGCGAGAAGCAGCGTGTCGTCCTGGCACGGCAGCTCGCACGCGAGCCGATGCTTCTTCTAGCAGACGAGCCGACTGGCACGCTTGACCCTAAGACGGCGGGCGTCGTCCACCAGAACATAAAGAAGCTGTCAAAAGACCTCGGCATTACAGTGCTCATCACCTCCCACTTCCCTGAAGTCATCGAAGAGATGGCCACAAGGGCGCTTTTATTAGAAAATGGCAGGATAAAGATGCTTGGCGCTCCCGGAGACGTCATAAGGGCTTTTACAGGCGGGGTCGAGGCCGTAGAAAGGAGAGAAGCCCCTGTCGGGGAGAGCATCATAAAGGTGGATAGCCTGTTCATGAAGTATTTCTCGGTTGATAGGGGCGTCATCAACGCCGTCAACGGCGTCAGCTTCGAGGTAAAGGAGGGCGAGATATTTGGCATAATAGGAAGAAGCGGCGCTGGAAAGACGTCGCTGACTAACATCCTCACGGGCAACCTTGAGCCCACTGGTGGCGTGGTCGAGGTCAGGATTGGCGAAGACTGGATAAACATGTGCGAGCCCGGCTACTATGCCCGTGGAAGGGCTAAGCCCTACATCGGCCTGCTCCACCAGGAATATGACCTTTACCCTCACCGTACCGTGATCGAGAACATGACCGAGTCAATAGGGCTGGAGTTCCCGGCGGAGCTTGCCGAGAAGAAAGCCATCTTATCTCTACAGGTAGCGGGCTTTGACGAGAAGAGAAGCAAGGATATCATGGATAAGTATCCTGGCGAGCTCTCTGAAGGGGAGAGGCATCGTGTGGCGCTTGCGCAGGTTCTCATAAAGGAGCCGCACGTCATCGTGCTCGATGAGCCAACTGGGACGATGGACCCTATCACTAAGAGGTACGTGGTCAACTCCATACTCTCGGCCAGAGAGGACATTGGCGAGACCTTTATCATCGTCTCCCATGACATGGACTTCGTGAGGATGGTCTGCGATAGGGTTGCCTATATGAAGGGGGGCAAGATAATATCTATTGGCAAGCCTGAGGAGGTATTGCCTCTCATCACAGAGGCCATGATATGA
- a CDS encoding alpha/beta hydrolase, with protein MMEIRALAYKDGHVESFDGTELYYREWAPAGVDVNAVVLFIHGVGLHSGASPYGEKILIKQLLDKGTAFYSIDLRGHGKSGGSVEGISGHTLIQDVDCHVKNIKKLHKNAKIFLYGHDFGGMLSLYYASMFRQNMRGVIVSGYSKRVKEGVRRIWKPNAFIALRDWLFEWLYNRPKKFEFLSPSGYVQLCDKHGMPVDEGILKSLEQSGGPEKSMKYSKEFFSACGAGLEDRIAKNTRAPTLMVFSRKDPFFDVRGAYEILLSISFFDKELIQVDATGHYDVIEACKESIGKWLLARA; from the coding sequence ATGATGGAGATCAGGGCTTTGGCATATAAAGACGGCCATGTTGAGTCATTCGATGGCACAGAGCTATATTACCGTGAGTGGGCCCCCGCTGGCGTAGACGTCAACGCCGTCGTTTTATTTATCCACGGCGTCGGGCTCCACAGCGGCGCTTCTCCATACGGCGAAAAAATCCTGATCAAGCAACTTTTAGACAAAGGCACTGCTTTTTATTCAATTGACCTGAGGGGGCATGGCAAATCCGGGGGTAGCGTGGAAGGCATATCCGGGCATACGCTCATACAGGACGTCGATTGCCACGTTAAGAATATAAAAAAATTGCATAAGAATGCGAAGATATTTTTATATGGCCATGACTTTGGCGGCATGCTCTCGCTCTATTATGCCTCCATGTTCAGGCAAAACATGAGAGGCGTCATCGTATCTGGATATTCGAAGCGGGTCAAGGAGGGCGTGAGGAGGATATGGAAGCCGAATGCCTTTATAGCCTTAAGGGATTGGCTTTTTGAATGGCTCTACAACAGGCCGAAAAAGTTCGAGTTTCTATCTCCTTCTGGCTATGTGCAGCTTTGCGATAAGCATGGGATGCCTGTAGATGAGGGAATTTTAAAGTCCCTCGAGCAATCAGGCGGCCCTGAAAAGAGCATGAAGTATAGCAAAGAGTTCTTCTCCGCTTGCGGCGCTGGCCTGGAGGACAGGATTGCCAAGAATACAAGGGCTCCCACGCTAATGGTCTTCTCTCGAAAGGACCCATTTTTTGACGTCAGGGGGGCGTATGAGATTCTTTTAAGCATCTCTTTTTTTGATAAAGAGCTGATACAGGTGGACGCGACGGGCCATTACGACGTAATCGAGGCCTGCAAGGAATCAATTGGCAAGTGGCTGCTAGCCAGGGCATGA
- a CDS encoding NifB/NifX family molybdenum-iron cluster-binding protein has product MICVTATSDDLDCKVDERFGRCKFFILVDPSTMKFKAVPNVAADASGGAGIKAANAVLKYAPAAIITGLIGDNALNVLKASSVKVYSCEDVSVREAVEMYNAGKLSRIDAPE; this is encoded by the coding sequence ATGATATGCGTTACGGCAACCTCTGATGATCTAGACTGTAAAGTGGATGAGCGTTTCGGGCGATGCAAGTTCTTCATCCTCGTCGACCCTTCTACCATGAAGTTTAAAGCAGTGCCCAACGTGGCCGCGGACGCTTCAGGCGGCGCAGGGATCAAGGCCGCCAACGCGGTGCTAAAATACGCGCCCGCTGCGATCATAACGGGGTTGATCGGGGATAATGCCCTTAACGTCCTGAAAGCATCCAGCGTCAAGGTATACTCATGTGAAGACGTGAGCGTCAGAGAAGCCGTAGAGATGTATAATGCTGGAAAGCTGAGCCGCATTGACGCTCCAGAATAA
- a CDS encoding DUF5320 domain-containing protein — translation MPGLDGTGPLGMGPMTGRGMGYCTGYVPAQGRWLFGRGAGRGFFCGRGRGRGWRNMYYATGLTGWQRAAAYWPGVYWPAVEPTREQELEALKRQSEFFERSLEEVRKRIEELESKPQKE, via the coding sequence ATGCCTGGATTAGATGGAACCGGGCCGCTAGGAATGGGCCCGATGACGGGACGCGGAATGGGATATTGCACGGGATACGTGCCCGCGCAAGGACGATGGCTCTTCGGCAGGGGCGCAGGAAGAGGCTTTTTCTGCGGGCGTGGCCGGGGACGCGGCTGGCGTAACATGTACTATGCCACAGGCTTGACCGGGTGGCAGCGAGCAGCCGCTTACTGGCCTGGCGTTTACTGGCCGGCCGTAGAGCCCACGAGAGAACAGGAGCTCGAGGCGCTAAAGAGGCAGAGCGAGTTCTTCGAGAGGTCTCTCGAGGAAGTCAGGAAGCGCATAGAGGAGCTTGAATCGAAGCCTCAGAAGGAGTGA
- a CDS encoding DUF5320 family protein, whose product MPGRDGTGPEGKGPRGRRLGPCRDINTLTPAERKSEESPIYGVGRGGKPRGCGMGRLGGRR is encoded by the coding sequence ATGCCGGGAAGAGACGGTACAGGCCCCGAGGGTAAAGGCCCTCGGGGAAGAAGGCTGGGGCCATGCAGGGATATAAATACCCTCACCCCTGCTGAAAGGAAGAGTGAGGAAAGCCCTATCTATGGCGTCGGCCGCGGCGGAAAGCCGCGTGGATGCGGCATGGGGCGCCTCGGGGGCAGGCGCTAG
- a CDS encoding nucleotide-binding protein encodes MRIAIASGKGGTGKTTVASNMALALANAGSCVTLADCDVEEPNLYLFLPGGEMGVEEVSVSVPAIDKPRCTYCGKCADFCKFNAISVFLGNALIFPGLCHSCGGCSLICPESAIKEVPRRVGIVKRSKPRDGVELITGVLDGGENSSVPVINAVKRGLPDSGIVIIDCAPGTSCNMVSAVRGCDYCMLVTEPTPFGLHDLSLARDVLVKMGIPCGVVINKSVGEDGIIEGYCSAQGLQVIGKIPYDEAIARAYSMGKAALYEDSNLARVFSCAYEKALKGAEKP; translated from the coding sequence ATGCGCATAGCGATAGCGAGCGGCAAGGGCGGGACGGGGAAAACAACCGTCGCCTCTAACATGGCCCTTGCCCTGGCTAATGCGGGGTCATGTGTCACGCTCGCGGACTGTGACGTTGAAGAGCCGAACCTCTACCTATTCTTGCCAGGCGGCGAAATGGGCGTAGAGGAAGTCTCGGTAAGCGTGCCCGCCATAGATAAGCCTCGCTGCACTTATTGTGGCAAGTGCGCCGATTTCTGTAAGTTTAATGCTATATCCGTTTTCCTTGGGAATGCGCTGATATTCCCCGGCCTATGCCACTCGTGCGGCGGTTGCTCGCTCATCTGCCCCGAGAGTGCCATAAAAGAGGTGCCCAGGAGGGTCGGAATCGTAAAGCGATCAAAGCCCAGAGACGGGGTAGAGCTTATAACCGGCGTGCTGGACGGGGGCGAGAACTCGTCAGTGCCCGTGATAAACGCCGTTAAAAGAGGGCTGCCTGACAGTGGCATCGTCATTATAGACTGTGCTCCGGGCACGTCGTGCAACATGGTCTCTGCCGTAAGGGGCTGTGATTATTGTATGCTGGTGACTGAGCCCACGCCTTTCGGGCTTCATGACCTGAGCCTTGCCAGGGATGTATTAGTAAAAATGGGCATACCCTGTGGCGTCGTCATCAACAAGTCTGTAGGCGAGGACGGCATAATAGAAGGCTATTGTTCCGCTCAGGGCTTACAGGTCATAGGCAAAATACCATATGATGAAGCGATAGCCAGGGCCTATAGCATGGGAAAGGCGGCGCTATACGAGGACTCAAACCTTGCAAGAGTTTTTTCATGCGCTTATGAAAAAGCCTTGAAGGGGGCTGAAAAGCCATGA
- a CDS encoding ATP-binding protein: MTIQVAVVSGKGGTGKTTVTASLAAMCSPVIADCDVDAANLHLLLKPTVREKKPYFGHKFPEVDAGLCAGCGACETYCRFGAIKVEDRAVIDLVACEACGVCEAVCPAGAVSMKDRPCGEVFISDTAYGPMVHARLDPGVGTAGKLVTMVREEALKLAGKDGILLIDGPPGIGCPVIATLAGVDVAVIVVEPTVSGYSDFTRVLSVARRFKAMPCVCINKHDLNEDYTRKIIDHCEESGVRVLGCIPYGREIFECVRVGEIPALHNGIKDSYTKIFKNLNDAIEERMKK; the protein is encoded by the coding sequence ATGACGATACAGGTTGCCGTGGTCAGCGGTAAGGGCGGGACCGGTAAAACCACCGTGACCGCCTCACTGGCGGCCATGTGCTCGCCTGTCATAGCCGACTGTGACGTGGACGCCGCGAACCTGCACCTATTGCTTAAGCCTACCGTAAGGGAAAAGAAGCCTTATTTCGGCCATAAGTTTCCCGAAGTCGATGCGGGCCTCTGCGCGGGATGTGGGGCTTGCGAGACGTATTGCAGGTTTGGGGCGATAAAAGTAGAGGACCGTGCGGTGATAGACCTTGTGGCGTGCGAGGCGTGCGGCGTCTGCGAGGCGGTATGCCCGGCTGGCGCGGTCTCGATGAAGGACCGCCCGTGCGGCGAGGTATTCATTTCGGACACGGCGTATGGCCCGATGGTGCATGCCCGGCTCGACCCGGGCGTCGGCACGGCGGGCAAGCTGGTCACCATGGTCAGGGAGGAGGCGCTAAAGCTAGCGGGTAAAGATGGCATCCTCCTCATCGATGGGCCTCCAGGAATAGGCTGCCCGGTGATAGCGACGCTTGCCGGCGTTGACGTGGCCGTTATAGTCGTCGAGCCCACTGTATCCGGCTACAGCGACTTTACTAGAGTCCTGAGCGTGGCCAGGCGTTTCAAGGCAATGCCATGCGTTTGCATCAATAAGCATGACCTTAACGAAGATTACACGCGTAAGATCATCGATCACTGCGAAGAGTCCGGCGTGCGAGTGCTAGGCTGCATCCCATACGGCCGCGAGATATTCGAGTGCGTTCGCGTGGGAGAGATTCCAGCACTGCACAATGGAATAAAGGACAGCTATACGAAGATATTCAAAAACTTAAATGATGCCATAGAGGAGAGGATGAAAAAATGA
- a CDS encoding NifB/NifX family molybdenum-iron cluster-binding protein, with protein sequence MRICIPVEDGEVSQHFGHTPEFAIFTVEGGKVVSKEMLRSPGHEPGLIPRLMEENGVDVVITGGLGRRAQDMFDEMGIRVVSGASGSVEDALRRFLDGTLVTGENICDH encoded by the coding sequence ATGAGGATATGCATACCGGTTGAAGATGGAGAGGTATCGCAGCACTTCGGGCACACCCCGGAGTTCGCGATATTCACGGTGGAAGGCGGAAAAGTGGTGTCAAAAGAGATGTTGAGGAGCCCCGGCCATGAGCCTGGCCTAATACCAAGGCTTATGGAGGAGAACGGCGTCGATGTGGTGATCACTGGAGGTCTGGGGCGCAGGGCGCAGGACATGTTCGACGAGATGGGCATAAGGGTGGTCTCGGGGGCTTCCGGCAGCGTAGAAGACGCATTAAGGAGATTTCTGGACGGAACGCTGGTCACGGGGGAGAACATCTGCGACCATTAA
- a CDS encoding DUF134 domain-containing protein, which translates to MRERRCAGRPRARRCLSGGNFRCMMPACRREAETEAVTLLPEELEAIKLADLMDMEQEDIAFRMGVSRKTAWKDLHNARKKIADALVNGKALRVEGCEMAGRGACKRWGQNEEGPHCP; encoded by the coding sequence ATGAGAGAGCGAAGGTGTGCGGGCAGGCCGAGGGCGAGAAGGTGCCTGTCTGGCGGCAATTTTAGGTGCATGATGCCAGCGTGCAGGCGGGAAGCTGAGACTGAGGCTGTCACGCTTCTCCCCGAGGAGCTCGAGGCGATAAAGCTGGCCGACCTCATGGATATGGAGCAGGAGGACATCGCCTTCAGGATGGGCGTGTCCAGGAAGACGGCCTGGAAGGACCTGCATAATGCCAGGAAGAAGATAGCCGACGCCCTGGTGAATGGCAAGGCCTTGAGGGTCGAGGGCTGTGAGATGGCAGGCCGCGGGGCGTGCAAGAGGTGGGGCCAGAATGAAGAAGGCCCCCATTGTCCATGA
- a CDS encoding MBL fold metallo-hydrolase produces MIVCLCDNLAPSGSGYWAEHGLSFFIDVDGLRILFDTGQSGDVLLHNARLAGVSLEGLSYIVLSHGHYDHTGGLMKVLEMNEGVPLIVHPAAFQKKYARRGDNLKDIGLPFSLHELERRCEVRMEAVPVNLGGGVYTTGEVERVTPYEQPQPDLLDGEMLPDPVMDDQSLVIFRDGEMALLCGCCHAGIVNTIECVKRQHGRHPDVVAGGLHMEKASPERLSCTVEALRASGVKKAVAGHCSGDIIRSLASARIEAVRLTAGMQIHTTARSP; encoded by the coding sequence ATGATAGTCTGTCTTTGCGATAACCTTGCCCCCTCAGGGAGCGGATACTGGGCCGAGCATGGATTATCCTTTTTTATCGATGTGGATGGCTTGAGGATTTTATTTGATACGGGCCAGAGCGGGGACGTGTTGCTCCACAATGCAAGGCTTGCCGGCGTCAGCCTGGAAGGCTTAAGCTATATCGTGTTGAGCCATGGGCACTATGACCATACTGGCGGCCTCATGAAGGTCCTGGAGATGAACGAGGGCGTCCCGCTCATAGTCCATCCGGCTGCATTTCAGAAGAAATATGCCAGGAGGGGGGATAACTTAAAGGATATTGGCTTGCCCTTTAGCCTGCATGAACTGGAGAGGCGCTGCGAAGTTCGCATGGAGGCAGTGCCTGTAAATCTTGGGGGCGGCGTCTATACGACTGGCGAGGTCGAGAGGGTGACGCCCTATGAGCAGCCGCAACCCGACCTGCTGGATGGCGAGATGCTTCCGGACCCTGTAATGGACGACCAGTCCCTCGTAATTTTCCGGGATGGCGAGATGGCGCTTTTATGCGGGTGCTGTCATGCAGGTATTGTGAATACGATAGAATGCGTGAAGCGCCAGCACGGGAGGCATCCCGACGTCGTGGCTGGCGGCCTACACATGGAGAAGGCCAGCCCGGAGAGGCTTTCATGCACAGTGGAGGCGCTAAGGGCCTCGGGCGTGAAAAAGGCGGTCGCAGGCCACTGCTCAGGAGATATTATAAGGTCGCTGGCCTCAGCCAGAATCGAGGCTGTACGCCTGACGGCGGGAATGCAAATCCACACCACAGCCCGCTCCCCGTAG